The Catenuloplanes niger genome includes a window with the following:
- a CDS encoding MerR family transcriptional regulator, translating to MDLVTYTPAEAAEKTGLTLDTLRYYERSGLLNDVERTAGGRRVYTDAHLGWLDVLICLRRGGMPIRQVQQFVDSTRAGVRLRILQEHRRNVLREMAEQRRALDVIDGKIAAYRRLEKEEHPNE from the coding sequence ATGGACCTTGTCACCTACACGCCGGCCGAGGCGGCCGAGAAGACCGGGCTGACGCTGGACACGCTGCGGTACTACGAGCGGTCCGGGTTGCTCAACGACGTGGAGCGGACCGCCGGCGGCCGGCGGGTCTACACCGACGCGCACCTCGGGTGGCTGGACGTGCTGATCTGCCTGCGCCGGGGCGGGATGCCGATCCGTCAGGTGCAGCAGTTCGTGGACTCCACCAGGGCGGGCGTGCGGCTGCGGATCCTCCAGGAGCACCGGCGGAACGTGCTGCGGGAGATGGCGGAGCAGCGGCGGGCGCTGGACGTGATCGACGGCAAGATAGCCGCGTACCGGCGGCTGGAGAAGGAGGAGCACCCGAACGAGTAA
- a CDS encoding aldo/keto reductase: protein MRTRDFGPLGQVSALTLGGGGIGAVWGETSRAEAVATVHAALDAGITLVDVAPSYGPDFEAERVAGEALKGRDALLATKAQLHDDEFSDPVARMVESLEASLRRLGRDSVDMFLLHTQLRPAGTDGPKGTLDYDRYATEVAPAFDRLRADGKIRSWGLTAVGHPESIVEAIGSTAHRPDYAQVIVNALDMNGDMWIYDDVPSRNAEIVAAANAAGVGVIAIRAVAAGSLASSLDRPATPDHPAAVDFARAAPFRALAAEWGESPAALAHRWALTAPGVATVVLGVRNRAELAECVAAEARGPLSDAEMTAIAALRG from the coding sequence ATGCGTACCAGGGACTTCGGACCGCTCGGGCAGGTCAGCGCGCTCACGCTGGGCGGCGGCGGGATCGGTGCGGTCTGGGGCGAGACCAGCCGCGCGGAGGCGGTCGCGACCGTGCACGCGGCGCTGGACGCCGGGATCACGCTGGTCGACGTGGCGCCGAGTTACGGGCCGGACTTCGAGGCCGAGCGGGTCGCCGGCGAGGCGCTGAAGGGGCGCGACGCGCTGCTGGCGACGAAGGCGCAGCTGCACGACGACGAGTTCAGCGACCCGGTGGCGCGGATGGTGGAGAGCCTGGAGGCCAGCCTGCGCCGGCTGGGCCGGGACTCGGTCGACATGTTCCTGCTGCACACGCAGCTGCGCCCGGCCGGCACCGACGGCCCGAAGGGCACGCTCGACTACGACCGGTACGCGACCGAGGTCGCGCCCGCGTTCGACCGGCTGCGCGCCGACGGCAAGATCCGGTCGTGGGGGCTGACCGCGGTCGGTCACCCGGAGAGCATCGTCGAGGCGATCGGCAGCACCGCGCACCGGCCGGACTACGCGCAGGTCATCGTGAACGCGCTGGACATGAACGGCGACATGTGGATCTACGACGACGTCCCGTCGCGCAACGCGGAGATCGTCGCGGCCGCGAACGCGGCCGGTGTCGGGGTGATCGCGATCCGCGCGGTCGCGGCCGGCTCGCTCGCCTCGTCGCTGGACCGCCCGGCGACCCCGGACCACCCGGCCGCCGTCGACTTCGCGCGCGCCGCGCCGTTCCGCGCGCTCGCGGCCGAGTGGGGCGAGTCCCCCGCCGCGCTGGCCCACCGCTGGGCGCTGACCGCACCGGGCGTCGCGACCGTGGTGCTCGGCGTGAGGAACCGCGCGGAGCTGGCCGAATGCGTCGCGGCCGAGGCCCGCGGCCCGCTCTCCGACGCGGAGATGACCGCGATCGCGGCGCTGCGCGGGTAG
- a CDS encoding alpha-ketoglutarate-dependent dioxygenase AlkB, translated as MAHQPSLLDMASGAGPVLGDLRDAVRHPLTRGAWVDHLPGWVSGSDAVLDTLLGDIGWRAERVRMYERQVDVPRLLRWFGADEPLPHPLLTAARTRLTRHYAPELGEPFTTAGMCLYRDGRDSVAWHGDTLGRSATSDTMVAIVSFGSPRTLMLRPRGGGESLRFPLGHGDLIVMGGSCQRTWEHAIPKTARPVGPRVSVQFRPHDVA; from the coding sequence ATGGCCCACCAGCCCTCCCTGCTCGACATGGCGTCCGGCGCCGGCCCGGTGCTCGGCGACCTGCGCGACGCGGTCCGGCACCCGCTCACCCGCGGCGCCTGGGTCGACCACCTGCCCGGCTGGGTCTCCGGATCCGACGCGGTGCTGGACACGCTGCTCGGCGACATCGGCTGGCGGGCCGAGCGCGTGCGGATGTACGAGCGGCAGGTCGACGTCCCCCGGCTGCTTCGGTGGTTCGGCGCGGACGAGCCGCTCCCCCACCCGCTGCTCACCGCGGCCCGCACCCGGCTGACCCGGCACTACGCGCCGGAGCTCGGCGAGCCGTTCACCACGGCCGGCATGTGCCTCTACCGTGACGGGCGGGACAGCGTGGCCTGGCACGGCGACACGCTGGGCCGGTCGGCCACGTCGGACACCATGGTCGCGATCGTCTCGTTCGGCTCGCCGCGCACGCTGATGCTGCGGCCGCGCGGCGGCGGGGAGAGCCTGCGGTTCCCGCTCGGCCACGGCGACCTGATCGTGATGGGCGGTTCCTGCCAGCGCACCTGGGAGCACGCGATCCCGAAGACGGCCCGCCCGGTGGGCCCGCGGGTCAGCGTCCAGTTCCGCCCGCACGACGTCGCTTGA
- the lipB gene encoding lipoyl(octanoyl) transferase LipB: MSELLRVDLGEVPYDESGATMTGWADECRDGRAPDRLFLLTHPPVITYGRLTPPEELPGPLGAIPTVPVDRGGHATYHGPGQLVGYLIVNLRERQRGPVDIIRLVENSLIEAVGTLGFEAVRRDTPKGAASLVGVWTPDHRKLVSIGMRIRGGVTTHGFALNVDPDLSVFDTFVACGLADVSMTSLRQLADERGMRTPDLATVRDAVAKAFQAS; encoded by the coding sequence ATGAGTGAGTTGCTGCGGGTCGATCTCGGCGAGGTGCCGTACGACGAGTCGGGCGCCACCATGACCGGCTGGGCGGACGAGTGCCGGGACGGGCGCGCACCCGACCGGCTGTTCCTGCTCACCCATCCGCCGGTGATCACCTATGGCCGCCTGACGCCGCCGGAGGAGCTGCCCGGCCCGCTCGGCGCGATCCCGACGGTGCCGGTGGACCGCGGCGGGCACGCGACCTACCACGGCCCGGGTCAGCTGGTCGGCTACCTGATCGTGAACCTGCGGGAGCGGCAGCGCGGGCCGGTGGACATCATCCGGCTGGTCGAGAACTCGTTGATCGAGGCGGTCGGCACGCTGGGCTTCGAGGCGGTCCGGCGGGACACGCCGAAGGGCGCGGCGAGCCTGGTCGGCGTGTGGACGCCGGACCACCGCAAGCTCGTGTCGATCGGCATGCGGATCCGTGGCGGCGTCACCACGCACGGGTTCGCGCTGAACGTGGACCCGGACCTGTCGGTCTTCGACACGTTCGTCGCCTGCGGTCTCGCGGACGTGTCGATGACGTCGCTGCGGCAGCTCGCCGACGAGCGGGGCATGCGGACGCCGGATCTCGCCACGGTCCGGGACGCGGTGGCCAAGGCGTTCCAGGCCAGCTGA
- a CDS encoding ArsR/SmtB family transcription factor encodes MYARDQDDTAAEAAFGAAVAALRLLGDETRLRLLWHLRDGERDVTALTAALGTAARPAVSQHLAKLRLAGLVTTRRDGRRVLYRLNGTHVRRLVLESLAQAQHLLTAPPPAR; translated from the coding sequence ATGTACGCACGCGACCAGGACGATACCGCCGCCGAGGCCGCCTTCGGTGCCGCCGTCGCCGCGCTCCGCCTGCTCGGCGACGAGACCCGGCTGCGTCTGCTCTGGCATCTTCGCGACGGCGAACGCGACGTCACCGCGCTGACCGCCGCACTCGGCACCGCCGCCCGCCCCGCCGTCTCCCAGCACCTGGCCAAACTCCGCCTCGCCGGCCTGGTCACCACCCGCCGCGACGGCCGCCGCGTCCTCTACCGGCTGAACGGCACCCACGTCCGCCGCCTGGTCCTCGAATCCCTCGCCCAGGCCCAGCACCTGCTCACCGCGCCCCCTCCCGCACGCTGA
- a CDS encoding ATP-dependent Clp protease ATP-binding subunit, with amino-acid sequence MFERFTDRARRVVVLAQEEARMLNHNYIGTEHILLGLIHEGEGVAAKALESLGVSLEGVRQQVEEIIGQGQQAPSGHIPFTPRAKKVLELSLREALQLGHNYIGTEHILLGLIREGEGVAAQVLVKLGADLNRVRQQVIQLLSGYSEGKGGAATAGTAPGESAPSTSLVLDQFGRNLTQAAQEGKLDPVIGREKEIERVMQVLSRRTKNNPVLIGEPGVGKTAVVEGLSQKIVKGEVPETLKDKQLYTLDLGALVAGSRYRGDFEERLKKVLKEIRTRGDIILFIDEIHTLVGAGAAEGAIDAANILKPMLARGELQTIGATTNDEYRKYIEKDAALERRFQPVQVGEPSLAHTIEILKGLRDRYEAHHRVSFTDAALVAAATLADRYISDRYLPDKAIDLIDEAGARMRIRRMTAPPDLRDFDEKTAEVRRAKESAIDAQDFERAAQLRDQEKQLLSQKAQREKEWKAGDLDVVSEVDDEQIAEVLGNWTGIPVYKLTEEETSRLLRMEDELHKRVVGQLDAVKAVSKAIRRTRAGLKDPKRPSGSFIFAGPSGVGKTELTKALAEFLFGSEDALIQLDMSEFHDRYTVSRLVGAPPGYVGYDEGGQLTEKVRRKPFSVVLFDEIEKAHPDVFNTLLQILEDGRLTDGQGRIVDFKNTVIILTTNLGTRDVAKAVSLGFQASEDQESNYERMKQKVNDELKQHFRPEFLNRIDDTIVFHQLQQDEILSIVDIFVSRIEGQLKNKDMALELTDNAKKYLAKKGFDPVLGARPLRRTIQRDVEDNLSERILFNELRPGHIVVIDCEGDPEKIDESKLVFRASERPAEVPDAVPADLGTAPSTEE; translated from the coding sequence ATGTTTGAGCGGTTCACCGACCGAGCGCGTCGGGTTGTCGTCCTGGCTCAGGAAGAAGCCCGGATGCTCAACCACAACTACATCGGCACCGAGCACATCCTGCTCGGTCTCATCCACGAGGGTGAGGGCGTCGCCGCCAAGGCCCTGGAGAGCCTCGGGGTCTCACTGGAGGGCGTCCGCCAGCAGGTTGAGGAGATCATCGGTCAGGGGCAGCAGGCCCCGAGCGGGCACATCCCGTTCACCCCCAGGGCGAAGAAGGTGCTGGAGCTGTCGCTCCGCGAGGCCCTTCAGCTGGGGCACAACTACATCGGTACGGAGCACATCCTGCTCGGTCTCATCCGTGAGGGTGAGGGCGTCGCCGCGCAGGTGCTGGTCAAGCTGGGCGCCGACCTCAACCGGGTCCGCCAGCAGGTCATCCAGCTCCTCTCCGGTTACTCCGAGGGCAAGGGCGGGGCGGCCACGGCCGGCACCGCGCCGGGCGAGTCCGCGCCGTCGACCAGCCTGGTGCTGGACCAGTTCGGCCGGAACCTCACCCAGGCCGCCCAGGAGGGCAAGCTCGACCCGGTCATCGGGCGCGAGAAGGAGATCGAGCGGGTCATGCAGGTGCTGTCCCGCCGTACCAAGAACAACCCGGTGCTCATCGGCGAGCCCGGTGTCGGCAAGACCGCCGTGGTGGAGGGCCTGTCCCAGAAGATCGTCAAGGGCGAGGTGCCCGAGACGCTGAAGGACAAGCAGCTCTACACGCTGGACCTCGGCGCGCTGGTCGCCGGCTCGCGGTACCGCGGTGACTTCGAGGAGCGCCTGAAGAAGGTGCTCAAGGAGATCCGCACCCGCGGTGACATCATCCTGTTCATCGACGAGATCCACACGCTCGTCGGTGCGGGCGCGGCCGAGGGCGCGATCGACGCGGCGAACATCCTGAAGCCGATGCTGGCCCGGGGTGAGCTGCAGACGATCGGCGCGACCACCAACGACGAGTACCGGAAGTACATCGAGAAGGACGCGGCGCTCGAGCGCCGTTTCCAGCCGGTGCAGGTCGGGGAGCCGTCGCTGGCGCACACCATCGAGATCCTCAAGGGTCTCCGCGACCGGTACGAGGCGCACCACCGGGTGAGCTTCACCGACGCGGCGCTGGTGGCCGCGGCCACGCTGGCCGACCGCTACATCTCGGACCGCTACCTGCCGGACAAGGCGATCGACCTGATCGACGAGGCCGGCGCCCGGATGCGCATCCGCCGGATGACCGCGCCGCCGGACCTGCGCGACTTCGACGAGAAGACCGCGGAGGTGCGCCGCGCGAAGGAGTCCGCGATCGACGCGCAGGACTTCGAGCGGGCGGCCCAGCTGCGCGACCAGGAGAAGCAGCTGCTCTCCCAGAAGGCGCAGCGGGAGAAGGAGTGGAAGGCCGGCGACCTGGACGTCGTGTCCGAGGTCGACGACGAGCAGATCGCGGAGGTGCTGGGTAACTGGACCGGCATCCCGGTCTACAAGCTCACCGAGGAGGAGACCTCCCGGCTGCTGCGCATGGAGGACGAGCTGCACAAGCGGGTCGTCGGCCAGCTCGACGCGGTCAAGGCCGTGTCGAAGGCGATCCGGCGTACCCGGGCCGGTCTCAAGGACCCGAAGCGCCCGTCCGGTTCGTTCATCTTCGCCGGCCCGTCCGGCGTGGGTAAGACCGAGCTGACGAAGGCGCTGGCGGAGTTCCTGTTCGGTTCCGAGGACGCGTTGATCCAGCTGGACATGTCGGAGTTCCACGACCGTTACACGGTGTCGCGCCTGGTGGGTGCGCCTCCCGGTTACGTGGGTTACGACGAGGGTGGCCAGCTGACCGAGAAGGTCCGCCGCAAGCCGTTCTCCGTGGTGCTCTTCGACGAGATCGAGAAGGCGCACCCGGACGTGTTCAACACGTTGCTGCAGATCCTGGAGGACGGTCGCCTGACCGACGGTCAGGGCCGGATCGTGGACTTCAAGAACACGGTGATCATCCTGACGACGAACCTGGGTACGCGTGACGTCGCGAAGGCGGTGTCGCTCGGTTTCCAGGCGTCGGAGGACCAGGAGTCGAACTACGAGCGGATGAAGCAGAAGGTCAACGACGAGCTGAAGCAGCACTTCCGCCCGGAGTTCCTCAACCGTATCGACGACACGATCGTGTTCCACCAGCTGCAGCAGGACGAGATCCTGTCCATCGTGGACATCTTCGTCTCGCGTATCGAGGGCCAGCTGAAGAACAAGGACATGGCGCTCGAGCTGACCGACAACGCGAAGAAGTACCTGGCGAAGAAGGGCTTCGACCCGGTGCTGGGTGCCCGGCCGCTGCGCCGGACGATCCAGCGTGACGTCGAGGACAACCTGTCCGAGCGCATCCTCTTCAACGAGCTGCGCCCCGGTCACATCGTGGTCATCGACTGCGAGGGCGACCCGGAGAAGATCGACGAGTCCAAGCTCGTCTTCCGGGCCTCGGAGCGTCCGGCCGAGGTGCCGGACGCGGTCCCCGCGGATCTCGGCACGGCGCCGTCCACCGAGGAGTAG
- a CDS encoding histidine kinase — MPRTRGWLGTPSGAIAAATFVIAVLSVIGQITSDNPYALDFIGLNAAIAVAFTAAGMLVLTGAPRHPVGLLMTAGGLSAAISVLAGSWTGSVILVWLSKWLWWPPFGLVLFALLFFPDGRLPSRRWRPVAWALGAAVLISTVGLAGVAADRPYAFLIEFNPEYTTLGRASLLVALIGVAVTLTLGLAIVGSLWARWRVAEGDTRRQLACLIPAAILMVIGIGLDSGLGFPLGFPLIAVAVPIAMAVAILRYRLYGLDRAVNRTTVWLVMTLLVVVTFVALVTALRMVLVGDTGSTNASLVATGLIAVGFEPVRRRVQQSVDQLLYGDRANPYKVIAALLDLLRHTAEYGDVLPRLTSAVAESLRLPYVAVALSDTDGTRIVAEHGERGDHLETFAMQTHGTEVGRLLIGRRSPGARFTVRERRLLADVALNAAMAAEATRLIQDLRQSRERLVMAREEERRRLRRDLHDGVGPALTGIAMQVRAARKLSGPSKVGDLLDGLTGDLQICTAEVRSLVTALRPPSLDRGLGEALRSECQRFDTDGLEVTFESDGDLTGLPAAVEVAAYRIVSESLNNVARHARASHCRVSITRTRTLDLEVIDDGIGLASSDNGRAGVGLQSMRERAEELGGECVIASTVPHGAAVRVHLPIAVSV, encoded by the coding sequence TTGCCCAGGACGCGTGGTTGGCTCGGGACTCCGAGTGGCGCCATAGCCGCGGCGACCTTCGTCATCGCGGTGCTGTCCGTCATCGGCCAGATCACCAGCGACAACCCGTACGCGCTGGACTTCATCGGGTTGAACGCGGCCATCGCGGTCGCGTTCACCGCGGCCGGCATGCTCGTGCTCACCGGCGCGCCCCGGCACCCGGTGGGCCTGCTGATGACGGCCGGTGGGCTCAGCGCCGCGATCTCCGTGCTCGCCGGTTCCTGGACCGGCAGCGTGATCCTGGTGTGGCTCAGCAAGTGGCTGTGGTGGCCGCCGTTCGGCCTGGTCCTGTTCGCGCTGCTGTTCTTCCCGGACGGGCGGCTGCCGTCCCGGCGGTGGCGGCCGGTCGCCTGGGCGCTCGGCGCCGCGGTGCTGATCTCCACCGTGGGCCTGGCCGGCGTCGCGGCGGACCGGCCGTACGCGTTCCTGATCGAGTTCAACCCGGAGTACACGACACTCGGCCGGGCGTCGCTGCTGGTGGCGCTGATCGGCGTGGCCGTCACGCTGACGCTCGGACTGGCGATCGTGGGCTCGCTGTGGGCACGGTGGCGCGTGGCCGAGGGGGACACGCGCCGCCAGCTCGCCTGCCTGATCCCGGCCGCGATCCTGATGGTCATCGGCATCGGGCTCGACTCCGGGCTCGGCTTCCCGCTCGGCTTCCCGCTGATCGCGGTCGCGGTGCCGATCGCGATGGCGGTGGCGATCCTGCGCTACCGGCTCTACGGGCTCGACCGCGCGGTCAACCGCACCACGGTCTGGCTCGTGATGACGCTGCTGGTCGTGGTCACGTTCGTCGCCCTGGTCACCGCGCTGCGGATGGTCCTGGTCGGCGACACCGGCAGCACCAACGCGTCGCTGGTCGCCACCGGGCTGATCGCGGTCGGGTTCGAGCCGGTCCGCCGCCGCGTCCAGCAGAGCGTCGACCAGCTGCTGTACGGCGACCGGGCGAACCCGTACAAGGTGATCGCCGCGCTGCTCGACCTGCTCCGGCACACCGCGGAGTACGGCGACGTGCTGCCCCGGCTGACCAGCGCGGTCGCGGAGTCGCTGCGGCTGCCCTACGTCGCGGTGGCGCTCAGCGACACCGACGGCACCCGGATCGTCGCGGAGCACGGCGAGCGCGGCGACCACCTGGAGACGTTCGCGATGCAGACGCACGGCACCGAGGTCGGCCGCCTGCTGATCGGCCGCCGCAGTCCCGGCGCCCGGTTCACCGTCCGGGAACGCCGGCTGCTCGCGGACGTCGCGCTCAACGCGGCCATGGCGGCCGAGGCCACCCGGCTCATCCAGGACCTCCGCCAATCCCGGGAGCGGCTGGTGATGGCCCGCGAGGAGGAACGCCGCCGGCTGCGCCGCGACCTGCACGACGGCGTCGGGCCCGCGCTGACCGGCATCGCCATGCAGGTGCGGGCCGCGCGGAAGCTCTCCGGACCGTCCAAGGTGGGCGACCTGCTCGACGGGCTCACCGGCGACCTGCAGATCTGCACCGCGGAGGTCCGCTCGCTGGTCACCGCGCTGCGGCCGCCGTCGCTGGACCGCGGGCTGGGCGAGGCGCTGCGCTCCGAGTGCCAGCGGTTCGACACCGATGGCCTGGAGGTCACGTTCGAGTCGGACGGTGACCTGACCGGGCTCCCGGCCGCGGTCGAGGTCGCCGCGTACCGGATCGTCTCCGAGTCGCTCAACAACGTGGCCCGGCACGCCCGCGCGTCGCACTGCCGGGTGTCGATCACCCGCACCCGGACGCTGGATCTGGAGGTCATCGACGACGGCATCGGACTCGCGTCGTCGGACAACGGCCGGGCCGGCGTCGGCCTGCAGTCCATGCGGGAACGCGCGGAGGAACTCGGCGGCGAGTGCGTCATCGCCTCGACCGTCCCGCACGGCGCCGCGGTCCGCGTCCACCTGCCGATCGCGGTGTCGGTCTAG
- a CDS encoding response regulator transcription factor encodes MAQTKRVLVVDDHPVVRRGLRAMLEGESWVSEVLEAASVADAVREAVAGQADVVAMDFALPDGDGIEATRRILAARPAARIVMLTMTDDHDVVLKALNAGAAGFVVKDDDPDVVIDALRTAGNGGVVLGPSITATVLGGMNRGAGRELPPPFDKLTPREREIVAHLLTGEANVEIAKHLTVSEKTIRNQLTAVFAKIGVTDRTQAVLRARDAGLPAAH; translated from the coding sequence ATGGCCCAGACGAAACGGGTGCTCGTGGTGGACGACCACCCGGTGGTGAGGCGAGGGCTGCGCGCCATGCTGGAGGGCGAGAGCTGGGTCTCCGAGGTGCTCGAGGCCGCGTCCGTGGCGGACGCGGTGCGGGAGGCGGTCGCCGGTCAGGCCGACGTGGTGGCGATGGACTTCGCGCTGCCGGACGGCGACGGCATCGAGGCGACCCGCCGGATCCTCGCGGCCCGGCCCGCCGCCCGGATCGTGATGCTGACCATGACGGACGACCACGACGTCGTCCTCAAGGCACTCAACGCCGGCGCGGCCGGTTTCGTGGTCAAGGACGACGACCCGGACGTGGTGATCGACGCGCTGCGCACCGCGGGCAACGGCGGCGTGGTGCTCGGGCCGTCGATCACCGCGACCGTGCTCGGCGGCATGAACCGCGGTGCCGGGCGGGAGCTGCCACCACCGTTCGACAAGCTCACGCCGCGCGAGCGGGAGATCGTGGCGCACCTGCTGACCGGTGAGGCGAACGTGGAGATCGCCAAGCATCTGACGGTCAGCGAGAAGACGATCCGCAACCAGCTCACCGCGGTCTTCGCGAAGATCGGCGTCACGGACCGGACGCAGGCCGTGCTCCGCGCGCGCGACGCGGGTCTGCCCGCGGCACACTGA
- a CDS encoding sensor histidine kinase: protein MTVRPRLALVCAGLILLTAIVYSNWWRLPLSLNVLDDNCLNYYYDDNEYTDASNICAQVQRFLPLRTVTPLLAALLAAALLFPLLAYWVLLPLRTMVPAIAQMGPQNLGHRIRPRGRRDELARLGRTLDAMMDRIAAGYEGQRRFAANASHELRTPLALQRTLIEVGMAVPLTPEQSALLASQLLAANARNERLIEGLLVLSQADQGLAGRNPERLDEIVRAVLDAHAGPAAEREVTVVPTVRPRVVPGDAVLPERLVRNLVHNAISYNVPGGTVHVTVGSDPALVVENTGTPIPAGEVTRLFEPFTRLATDRIDHGGGSGLGLAIARSIVGAHDGTITAEPGPSGGLRITVMFPRV, encoded by the coding sequence GTGACCGTCCGGCCGCGGCTGGCACTGGTCTGTGCCGGGCTGATCCTGCTGACCGCGATCGTCTACAGCAACTGGTGGCGGCTGCCGTTGTCGCTCAACGTGCTGGACGACAACTGCCTGAACTACTACTACGACGACAACGAGTACACCGACGCGTCGAACATCTGCGCCCAGGTGCAGCGGTTCCTGCCGCTCCGGACGGTCACCCCGCTGCTCGCCGCGCTGCTGGCGGCCGCGCTGCTCTTCCCGCTGCTCGCGTACTGGGTGCTGCTGCCGCTGCGCACCATGGTCCCGGCGATCGCGCAGATGGGCCCGCAGAACCTCGGGCACCGGATCCGGCCGCGGGGCCGCCGGGACGAGCTGGCCCGGCTCGGCCGCACGCTGGACGCCATGATGGACCGGATCGCGGCCGGGTACGAGGGCCAGCGCCGGTTCGCCGCGAACGCGTCGCACGAGCTGCGCACGCCACTGGCGCTGCAACGGACGCTGATCGAGGTCGGCATGGCGGTGCCGCTCACGCCGGAGCAGTCCGCGCTGCTGGCCAGCCAGTTGCTGGCCGCGAACGCGCGCAACGAGCGGCTGATCGAGGGCCTGCTCGTGCTCAGCCAGGCCGACCAGGGGCTGGCCGGCCGGAACCCGGAGCGGCTGGACGAGATCGTCCGGGCGGTGCTCGACGCGCACGCCGGGCCGGCCGCGGAACGCGAGGTCACGGTGGTGCCCACGGTACGGCCGCGGGTCGTGCCCGGCGACGCCGTGCTGCCGGAGCGGCTGGTCCGCAACCTGGTGCACAACGCGATCAGCTACAACGTGCCGGGCGGCACCGTACACGTCACGGTCGGGTCCGACCCCGCGCTGGTCGTGGAGAACACCGGCACGCCGATCCCGGCCGGCGAGGTGACGCGCCTGTTCGAGCCGTTCACCCGGCTGGCCACGGACCGGATCGACCACGGTGGCGGCAGCGGCCTCGGCCTGGCGATCGCGCGGTCGATCGTGGGCGCGCACGACGGCACGATCACGGCGGAGCCCGGACCGTCCGGCGGTCTGCGGATTACCGTCATGTTTCCTCGCGTCTGA
- a CDS encoding response regulator transcription factor: MRVLVADDERLLADTVALGLRREAMAVDVCYDGDGAHERLSVHRYDVAVLDRDMPGRSGDDLCRWAARERPETRLLLLTAAAGVYDRVAGLGLGADDYLTKPFVFAELVARVRALARRTAPALPPVLEQDGIVVDVASRTATRDGRALALTAKEFALLHALMRARGQTVTTEDLLEQVWDEHTDPFTNVIRVTVMTLRRKLGEPPILHTVPRAGYRIGR; the protein is encoded by the coding sequence GTGCGGGTTCTGGTTGCCGACGACGAACGGCTGCTCGCCGACACGGTGGCGCTCGGGCTGCGCCGCGAGGCGATGGCGGTGGACGTCTGCTACGACGGGGACGGCGCGCACGAGCGCCTCTCCGTGCACCGCTACGACGTGGCCGTCCTGGACCGGGACATGCCGGGCCGGTCCGGTGACGACCTGTGCCGGTGGGCCGCGCGGGAACGGCCGGAGACGCGGCTGCTGCTGCTCACCGCGGCCGCCGGCGTCTACGACCGGGTGGCGGGTCTGGGACTCGGCGCGGACGACTACCTGACGAAGCCGTTCGTGTTCGCCGAGCTGGTGGCGCGGGTGCGGGCCCTGGCGAGACGTACCGCACCCGCGCTGCCTCCGGTACTGGAACAGGACGGCATCGTGGTCGACGTGGCCTCGCGCACCGCCACCCGGGACGGCCGGGCGCTGGCGCTGACCGCGAAGGAGTTCGCGCTGCTGCACGCGCTGATGCGGGCCCGCGGGCAGACCGTCACCACGGAGGACCTGCTGGAACAGGTCTGGGACGAGCACACCGACCCGTTCACGAACGTGATCCGGGTGACGGTGATGACGCTGCGCCGCAAGCTCGGCGAGCCACCGATCCTGCACACGGTGCCGCGCGCCGGATACCGGATCGGCCGGTGA